A window of Streptomyces sp. Je 1-332 genomic DNA:
GCCCGCAGGAAGGCGGCCTCGCGTCGGGCATCAGCAGCACCACCCGGCAGATCGGCGCGGTGCTCGGCGTGGCGGTACTCGGAGCCATCGTCCGGACCCGGCAATCCGGCGGCGCCTCCTTCGAGACCGGCCTCAACAGCGCCTTCCTCGCCGCCGGTGCGGTCACGTTGGCCACCGCCGTGTTCACCGGCCTGTGGCTGGCGCGGTCCAAGCCGGCGGAAGACTCCGCGACGCCGCACCGTTCCACGCGGTCAGGCGCGGTCACTGTCTCGAACCAGGCGTCGTCGAACAGCCGTTGACTGCGACGCCGAGCTCGGCCGGAAGTCTCGTCCCGCCGGTGGATCATCCGGCGGGACGCCTCCCGGGCAGGTAAATCCGGCCGCTCACAGAGCCGCGCGTCCCTCGAATGGCGGAGGGCGGCGGGCAGGCGCAGAGTGTAAGTGGCGCCCTGACGGGCGGATGAGCCGCTCGTTCCTGCACCACTTGGGAGGCGGCCATGACCGACACAGGAACGATCAGCACGAACGCGTCGACGGGCAGGTCGGGCACCTCGACGCCCGCTCCGGCCCGGGGCTCGACAGAGGCCGACTCGCGTGGCACGACCACTATCGCCGACAGCGTCGTGGCCACCATCGCCGGGATCGCGATCCGGGGGACGGACGGCGTGCACTCCGTCGGCAAGGGTGCGTCGAAAGCCTTCGGGACCGTTGCCGGCAAGATGCCCGGAACGTCGAACGCGGGCCGCTCGGTGCGGGTGGACGTCACCGACAAGCAGGTCGTGATCGACGTGGACATCGAGGTCGAGTACGGCATGCCGATCCACGAACTCGCCGACCAGATCCGCACTCATGTCATCGACGCCGTGGAGACCATGACGGACTTGAGCATGTGCGAGATCAATCTCAACGTCTTCGCCGTCCACGTCGTCGAGGATGACGACGAGGAGCAGTGAGACTGCGGGTGCGGAAGGCTGATCCTGCCCATCGGGTCGCCGGAACAGGTCGCCGGGACAGGTCGCCTCGATAGGTCGCCGGGGCGGGCATACCAGTCCCCGGGGGCCACTCGGGCCTCGGGCGGAGATAGCTGGCTGGCGGCTGGCCGGAGCGCGGCCCGGCAGGCCGGAACGTCAGCCGATGGGCTCGCGCATCTCCTCGCGCACCTGCAGCGTCATCCGCGCAAGCTTCTCCAGGTCCACGTCCTCAGGGTCCTGGGACACGTTCTCGTCGGTGATCACACCCACCGACGCCCCCGTGTTGTCGTCACCCCACACGCACATCGGTACGTTGCTCACCGTTCCGCCCTGCTCCGATGTCAGCACCTGGCACCGCACCGTCATATCCGAGCCCCGGACGGTGACATCGTGGGCGGGCACAGCCACCGTGGCGCCCTCAGCTTCCGCAGCACCCTCCGACATGTCGTCCCGCGCCTCCGCCGGGCTCCTGAACCGCCCGTACAACCCCGAGACCACCAGCCTGCTGCCGTTCTGCTCGCCCTGCCCCGCGTAACTGCCCACCACGGCCGTCGGATTCCGGACGTTGCTGCGGTTGCGGTTCTCCTCCACGATCTGCCGGCCCGCCGTGTCGGAGAGATCCGCGCTCAGCTTGAACGTTCCGCCCACCAGCTCCGCGGACACCCGCAGACGGTACTTCGCCTCCGGGAATCCCACCCCGCCGAACACGGCGAACCCCACCATCACCAACACCACGACCAGCACACCGGCCCCGACCGCCGCGACCACCCTGCCCGTCCTGCGCCCCGGCGGCGGAACATTCCAGGGCGGGGGCGAGGGATAGGGCTGCAACCCGTAC
This region includes:
- a CDS encoding Asp23/Gls24 family envelope stress response protein, which encodes MTDTGTISTNASTGRSGTSTPAPARGSTEADSRGTTTIADSVVATIAGIAIRGTDGVHSVGKGASKAFGTVAGKMPGTSNAGRSVRVDVTDKQVVIDVDIEVEYGMPIHELADQIRTHVIDAVETMTDLSMCEINLNVFAVHVVEDDDEEQ